Proteins from a single region of Sesamum indicum cultivar Zhongzhi No. 13 linkage group LG5, S_indicum_v1.0, whole genome shotgun sequence:
- the LOC105162371 gene encoding putative disease resistance protein At1g59780 encodes MRHLRHLFLGLLHESVGGEKLKLEGVNELEMITGFNSLVDDITHLLKLPKLRVLEGRIFYEECLSMIVDHILNHQEQFRDVNLNIYMGVNMDSEDGSTLLKRIAAWDTRIEEDPMKTLDKLPMLRVVRLRRNPYVGREMVCEATGFPQLRGFP; translated from the exons aTGAGGCACTTGAGGCATCTATTTTTGGGATTACTTCATGAGAGCGTTGGAggtgaaaaattgaaattggaaGGGGTGAATGAGTTGGAGATGATAACTGGGTTCAACAGTTTGGTTGATGACATCACTCATCTTCTTAAATTGCCGAAGCTCCGAGTATTGGAAggaagaattttttatgaagaatGTTTGTCAATGATTGTTGATCACATCTTAAATCATCAAGAACAATTTCGCGACGTAAACCTTAATATTTACATGGGTGTTAATATGGATTCGGAAGATGGCTCAACTCTTCTCAAAAG AATTGCAGCTTGGGATACAAGGATTGAGGAAGACCCAATGAAAACACTAGATAAGCTTCCCATGTTAAGAGTTGTTCGCTTAAGGCGCAATCCATATGTGGGCAGAGAGATGGTTTGTGAGGCAACTGGATTTCCTCAACTCAGAGGCTTTCCTTGA
- the LOC110012034 gene encoding probable disease resistance protein At1g58390, whose amino-acid sequence MVLKRFTCILSEWSRMHQIGEDIKDIKSRMSDLTKQSESMSVGDNSSRLVDDTDRSRRTYGHEVEKYFVGMKEDIKQLESVLTTDDKSNGVISICGMGGLGKTTLATKIYNGEAVERRFKYRAWVCVSQQFQPKTTFQRLLKQLLPNESEEQDEDTLNCLRRAFPIAEADSKVLLKTRNQNIASRGYVHNLKCLGEDEGWELLQKIAFPNNYSQDLSYSVLPWNLKPCFLYLACFKEDEEIDIEKLYLLWMAEGMICSEDKGRGESLRDVAERYLFELANRCMVEVEIDELPLYNRFKSCRLRDMIRDLCLPIKGKKEGFLVNDLSYRILVTGLGEIRT is encoded by the exons ATGGTTCTCAAAAGATTCACTTGTATATTGAGCGAGTGGTCAAGAATGCACCAAATCGGAGAAGACATTAAAGATATCAAGTCCCGTATGTCAGACCTCACCAAACAGTCGGAGTCTATGAGTGTAGGAGACAACTCATCAAGATTGGTAGATGATACCGATAGGTCAAGAAGAACGTATGGGCATGaggttgaaaaatattttgtaggaATGAAGGAGGATATTAAACAGTTAGAATCAGTTCTGACAACTGATGACAAATCAAATGGAGTGATTTCCATATGTGGCATGGGAGGATTGGgaaagaccactcttgctactAAAATTTACAATGGGGAGGCCGTGGAGCGGCGCTTCAAATATCGTGCTTGGGTTTGTGTAAGTCAGCAATTTCAACCCAAAACTACTTTCCAACGACTATTAAAGCAACTTCTTCCAAATGAAAGTGAAGAGCAAGACGAAGATACATTG AATTGCTTAAGGCGTGCCTTTCCGATTGCAGAGGCAGATAGCAAAGTTTTGCTCAAAACCAGAAATCAAAACATTGCTTCCAGAGGATACGTCCACAATCTCAAGTGTTTGGGTGAAGATGAAGGATGGGAGCTCCTTCAAAAGATAGCATTCCCGAACAACTATTCACAAG ATTTGAGTTACAGTGTGCTCCCTTGGAATCTGAAACCatgttttttgtatttggCTTGTTttaaagaagatgaagaaatagatatagaaaaactatatttactaTGGATGGCTGAAGGAATGATTTGTTCCGAAGATAAGGGAAGAGGAGAAAGTTTGAGAGATGTGGCAGAACGGTATTTATTCGAGCTAGCAAATAGGTGTATGGTTGAAGTGGAAATAGACGAGTTGCCGCTATATAATAGGTTTAAGTCATGCCGGCTTCGTGATATGATACGAGATTTGTGTTTGccaataaaaggaaaaaaagaaggatttCTGGTCAACGATCTTAGTTACAGGATCTTAGTTACAGGATTGGGGGAAATAAGAACATAA